TCATCACGCGTGTCCGCTCTCGTCGAGCGAAGCTGTTCGACGACGACGACTACCGGAAGCTCGTCCGCATGGGTCCATCCGAGATCTCCCGGTTCATGGAGGAGACGGAGTACGAGACCGAGATGAACGCCCTGGGAGCGCGATACAGCGGCGTCGACCTCGTCGAGTACGCGCTGAACCGGAACCTCGCGAAACACTTCGATGACCTGCTGCGCTGGTCGGACGGGCGACTGTACGACTACGTCGCCCGCTACCTCCGGAAGTTCGACGTGTGGAACGTCAAGACGATCGTCCGGGGGCTGTACTCCGGGGCCGACGCCAGCGAGGTCGAGGACGACCTGATCCGTGCCGGCGAACTGTCCGAGCAGCTGCTCGATCAGCTGGTCGCCGCCGGTTCGATCGAGGAGGTCGTCGAACTCCTCGACGGCACGATCTTCGGCGACGACCTCGCCGAGGCGTACCAGGACTACGAGGACAGCGGCGTGCTCGTCCCGCTCGAGAACGCGCTCGATCGGGCGTTCTACGACGTGTTGCTCTCTGGGCTGCCCACACAGCCCGAAGTCGACTCGCCGACTGGCCTGTACGTCTCCTTTCTCACGGCCGAGATCGACTTCCGGAACCTCCGGAACGCCCTTCGACTCGCTCGCAGCGGGGCGGAGATCGATCCGGCCGAGTACCACATCGAGGGCGGTCGCCTGTTCGACGCCGACGAGATCGGCGCACTCGCCACGAGCACCGACCAGCTCGTCCAGCGAGTTCGTGAGAGCACGTACGGCGACGACCTCGACGCGGCACTCGACACGCTCGAAGCGGCCGACAGCCTCATCGAGTTCGAGCACGCCCTCGACGCGGCACTGCTCGAGTACTCCGACCAGCTGTCGAACCGCTACCCGCTGTCGGTCTGTCCGGTCCTGTCCTATATCCTCGCCAAGGAGCGCGAGGTCGACAACATCCGAGCGATCGCTCGGGGCCGCGAGGCCGGACTCGACAGCGACGAGATCGAACAGGAGCTGGTGATACTATGAGTCAGGAGATCGGTGTCATCGGCAGTCCCGACTTCACGACGGGGTTCCGGCTGGCCGGCGTCCGCAAGTTCGCCGACGTGCCGGACGCCGACAAAGACGAGGAACTCGACGCTGCCGTCGAGGAGATGCTCGACGACGAGGAGATCGGGATCATCGTGATGCACGACGACGACCTTGCGCACCTCTCGCGCGGGGTGCGCAAGGACGCCGAGACGAGCGTCGAACCGGTGATGGTGACACTCGGCGGCGGCACCGGCAGTGGTGGCCTGCGCGACCAGATCAAACGCGCGATCGGAATCGACCTGATGGAGGAAGACTAATATGAGTCAAGCGACAGAATCCGACGTCCGTGAAGACGGCGTCATCGACAGCGTCTCGGGGCCGGTCGTGACTGCGACCGACCTCGACGCCCGGATGAACGACGTGGTGTACGTCGGTTCGGAAGGGCTGATGGGCGAAGTGATCGAGATCGAAGGCGACATCACCACGATCCAGGTGTACGAGGAGACCTCCGACGTCTCCCCGGGCGAGCCGGTCGAAGGGACCGGTTCCCCACTGTCCGTCGACCTGGGTCCGGGGATGCTGGACGCGATCTACGACGGCGTCCAGCGCCCGCTGGACGTTCTCGAAGAGAAGATGGGATCGCCCTACCTCGACCGCGGCGTCGACGCTCCCGGCATCGACTTAGAGAAGACCTGGGAGTTCGAGCCCGAAGTCGAGGCCGGCGACGAGGTTTCCAGCGGCGACATCGTCGGGACCGTCCCCGAGACGCCCAGTATCGACCACAAAGTGATGGTGCCGCCCGACTCCGACGGCGGCGAAGTCGTCGCCGCCGAGTCGGGTAATTTCACCGTCGAGGAGCCGGTCGTCGAACTCGACACCGGCGAAGAGATCCAGATGCGCCAGGAGTGGCCGGTGCGCCAGCAGCGTCCCTCCGAGGAGAAGCAGACGCCGACCACGCCACTGATCTCCGGCCAGCGAGTGCTCGACGGTCTGTTCCCCATCGCGAAGGGCGGGACGGCCGCGATTCCCGGCCCATTCGGCTCGGGGAAGACGGTCACCCAGCACCAGCTCGCCAAGTGGGCCGACGCGGACATCGTCGTCTACGTCGGCTGTGGCGAGCGTGGCAACGAGATGACCGAAGTGATCGAGGACTTCCCCGAACTGGAGGACCCGACCACCGGCAACGCGCTGATGGACCGGACCTGTCTCATCGCGAACACCTCGAACATGCCGGTCGCAGCCCGCGAATCCTGTGTCTACACGGGAATCACGATCGCGGAGTACTTCCGTGACATGGGCTACGACGTGGCACTGATGGCCGACTCCACCTCCCGGTGGGCCGAGGCCATGCGGGAGATTTCCTCTCGACTCGAAGAGATGCCCGGCGAAGAGGGGTACCCGGCGTACCTCGCCGCGCGCCTCTCGGAGTTCTACGAGCGGGCCGGCTACTTCGAGAACATCAACGGCTCCGAAGGGTCGGTCTCCGTCATCGGGGCAGTCTCGCCGCC
Above is a genomic segment from Halomicrobium sp. LC1Hm containing:
- a CDS encoding V-type ATP synthase subunit C gives rise to the protein MTVRFEEQNWESANYEYVITRVRSRRAKLFDDDDYRKLVRMGPSEISRFMEETEYETEMNALGARYSGVDLVEYALNRNLAKHFDDLLRWSDGRLYDYVARYLRKFDVWNVKTIVRGLYSGADASEVEDDLIRAGELSEQLLDQLVAAGSIEEVVELLDGTIFGDDLAEAYQDYEDSGVLVPLENALDRAFYDVLLSGLPTQPEVDSPTGLYVSFLTAEIDFRNLRNALRLARSGAEIDPAEYHIEGGRLFDADEIGALATSTDQLVQRVRESTYGDDLDAALDTLEAADSLIEFEHALDAALLEYSDQLSNRYPLSVCPVLSYILAKEREVDNIRAIARGREAGLDSDEIEQELVIL
- a CDS encoding V-type ATP synthase subunit F is translated as MSQEIGVIGSPDFTTGFRLAGVRKFADVPDADKDEELDAAVEEMLDDEEIGIIVMHDDDLAHLSRGVRKDAETSVEPVMVTLGGGTGSGGLRDQIKRAIGIDLMEED
- a CDS encoding ATP synthase subunit A; the protein is MSQATESDVREDGVIDSVSGPVVTATDLDARMNDVVYVGSEGLMGEVIEIEGDITTIQVYEETSDVSPGEPVEGTGSPLSVDLGPGMLDAIYDGVQRPLDVLEEKMGSPYLDRGVDAPGIDLEKTWEFEPEVEAGDEVSSGDIVGTVPETPSIDHKVMVPPDSDGGEVVAAESGNFTVEEPVVELDTGEEIQMRQEWPVRQQRPSEEKQTPTTPLISGQRVLDGLFPIAKGGTAAIPGPFGSGKTVTQHQLAKWADADIVVYVGCGERGNEMTEVIEDFPELEDPTTGNALMDRTCLIANTSNMPVAARESCVYTGITIAEYFRDMGYDVALMADSTSRWAEAMREISSRLEEMPGEEGYPAYLAARLSEFYERAGYFENINGSEGSVSVIGAVSPPGGDFSEPVTQNTLRIVKTFWALDADLAERRHFPSINWNESYSLYRDQLDPWFVENVRDDWPEKRQWGIDTLDEEAELQEIVQLVGKDALPEDQQLTLEVARYLREAWLQQNAFHPTDTYCEPEKTYRILDAIKTYNDEAFDALDAGVPVEELTDLEAVPRLNRIGVQEDYNEYIDELEADIESEIQELY